The Methanobrevibacter thaueri genome includes a window with the following:
- a CDS encoding tocopherol cyclase family protein has translation MLKGPLAKKGYDWWWHSFTGYNKKTGEARPFFIEYFTCNPALAEDEPVLGQDPENQKTGKRPSYCMIKAGAYGKDPKQIHNFYSMKYFNCPDDELNIQVGDCSLTETHMSGFSRVSEEDAKNHPEYMSDAGDMMWDLDIDKQITFNVGYGANSLFRKLNSFEMFWHAEGIKTQYSGTVWLDGEEYEVIPEKSFGYADKNWGGDFTSPWLWISSCNITSLISGKKLNNSAFEAGGGRPKAFGIELPRKLLIGFYYEGKMYEYNFARFWNMVNIDFDFQEGEDVHTWHVNASNRNSRMELVLYCKRDEMMLFNYEAPDGKKRHNRLWNGGSGYGEIKLFKKDGTLIDHVKIENAGCEYGEYDDE, from the coding sequence ATGCTTAAAGGTCCTCTTGCTAAAAAAGGTTATGACTGGTGGTGGCATTCTTTCACCGGTTATAATAAAAAGACTGGTGAAGCGAGACCATTTTTCATAGAATACTTTACATGTAATCCGGCATTGGCTGAAGACGAACCTGTTCTTGGTCAGGACCCTGAAAACCAAAAGACCGGAAAAAGACCATCATACTGTATGATTAAGGCAGGAGCATATGGTAAAGACCCAAAACAAATCCACAATTTTTACTCAATGAAATATTTCAATTGTCCTGATGATGAATTGAATATTCAGGTGGGGGATTGCAGTCTAACAGAAACACATATGAGTGGATTTTCAAGAGTGTCTGAAGAGGATGCCAAAAATCACCCGGAATACATGTCTGATGCTGGAGACATGATGTGGGATTTGGATATTGATAAGCAAATCACATTTAACGTAGGTTACGGTGCAAACTCACTATTCAGAAAATTGAATTCATTTGAAATGTTCTGGCATGCCGAAGGAATCAAGACCCAATACAGCGGAACCGTCTGGCTGGATGGGGAAGAATATGAAGTTATTCCTGAAAAATCATTCGGATATGCAGACAAGAACTGGGGTGGAGACTTCACCTCACCATGGCTTTGGATCTCCTCATGTAATATTACAAGCCTCATTTCTGGTAAAAAGCTAAACAACTCCGCATTCGAAGCAGGTGGTGGAAGACCAAAGGCATTCGGTATCGAATTGCCACGTAAGCTGTTAATAGGTTTTTACTACGAAGGAAAAATGTATGAATACAACTTCGCCAGATTCTGGAACATGGTTAACATTGACTTTGATTTCCAGGAGGGTGAAGACGTTCACACATGGCATGTAAATGCAAGCAACAGGAACTCCAGAATGGAGCTTGTGCTTTACTGCAAACGTGATGAGATGATGCTGTTCAACTATGAGGCTCCTGACGGTAAAAAGAGACACAACCGCTTGTGGAACGGTGGAAGCGGATACGGTGAAATCAAGCTGTTCAAGAAAGACGGAACATTGATTGACCATGTGAAAATCGAAAATGCCGGATGCGAATATGGGGAGTATGATGACGAATGA
- a CDS encoding diacylglycerol/polyprenol kinase family protein, with amino-acid sequence MIFSDILALIIVYVYVAVIFVIAEMVLKTRPEVSRKFLHIMVGNMIFAMPFFADPWTMVWFLTLPITIGLFFLTEYSPIKIENSVTESGHALGLFFYALIWTILIAIFATIAPANDPKYYIWIVALAIVPMVYGDGFAALIGQKFGKVKYTVFGGTKSLEGSLTMFVVTTVMSVFVWMVFASIGCTMPEFNIVYIIMISAVATLCEAFSYGGIDNLTVPAITAILYYLVAVL; translated from the coding sequence ATGATATTCTCTGATATCCTTGCATTAATCATAGTATATGTTTACGTTGCAGTCATTTTCGTTATAGCAGAAATGGTTTTAAAGACACGGCCTGAAGTTTCACGTAAGTTTTTACACATTATGGTAGGTAACATGATATTTGCCATGCCATTTTTTGCAGATCCGTGGACCATGGTCTGGTTTTTAACACTACCAATCACAATAGGACTATTCTTCTTAACTGAATATTCACCAATCAAGATAGAAAACAGCGTAACAGAATCCGGACATGCATTGGGATTGTTCTTCTATGCATTGATTTGGACAATATTGATTGCGATATTTGCAACAATCGCGCCTGCCAACGACCCTAAATATTACATCTGGATTGTTGCGCTAGCGATTGTTCCAATGGTATACGGTGACGGATTCGCAGCACTCATCGGTCAAAAGTTCGGAAAAGTCAAATACACAGTATTCGGAGGAACCAAATCTCTCGAAGGATCCCTTACAATGTTCGTGGTGACAACAGTAATGAGTGTATTTGTATGGATGGTTTTCGCATCAATCGGATGTACAATGCCTGAATTCAATATTGTCTATATCATAATGATTTCAGCCGTTGCAACATTATGTGAAGCATTCAGTTATGGTGGAATTGACAACCTTACAGTTCCGGCAATAACCGCAATTTTATATTATTTAGTAGCTGTATTATAG
- a CDS encoding 2TM domain-containing protein: protein MDLRQKAEQRVDAKIEFQENLYKYLIVNVIIAVICLLFLNSFWLLFLVMFFWGLDVLDKFFKAYSIRDYREDMIEKELSRMGE, encoded by the coding sequence ATGGATTTAAGACAAAAGGCAGAACAAAGAGTTGACGCGAAAATCGAATTTCAAGAAAATTTATATAAATATCTGATTGTAAATGTAATAATAGCAGTCATTTGCCTATTATTCCTTAATAGTTTTTGGTTGTTATTCCTTGTGATGTTTTTCTGGGGGCTTGATGTTCTGGATAAGTTTTTCAAAGCCTATTCAATCAGAGATTACAGAGAGGATATGATAGAAAAAGAACTTTCAAGGATGGGTGAATAG